One region of Ignavibacteria bacterium genomic DNA includes:
- a CDS encoding NOL1/NOP2/sun family putative RNA methylase produces MIELSQNITDYIASLYGKEVAQKYFDFIKTGHTTYIRLNDPYPSEEALLKRLEGYGVSLEKVQAIPDAYKVLQGAEILGKTLEYNLGKYYIQSLSSMIPPLMLSPKSQDVVLDLCSAPGSKATQIASLMGNTGTLITNEPQTDRIKMLVHNVDKLNLVNTGVIQYKGEWLSRLYDHHFDKILVDAPCSALGVLQKKEEVSNWWSKERVEKIAYLQNMILAAAIKMAKVGGEIVYSTCTLTPEENELIINHALNKYPLEVLDIELPLKANEGFTSYNGERLRSELSKARRILPWEVDSEGFFIIKMRKTGRTEPAKPLEVENNLKLIGHTDKMMKSYLKDISRDFDIDEEVWQDYRYLINKNDIYFIHKDWQDENLSFFNRIGTRFGLIDKNNRAHLHSYAAQYFHRYINKNIFHLTGGSQLKDYMNGGIIRCSLETKDQQIVKYGDYVLGTAAVVSNGIKSQYPKALRIHEISYY; encoded by the coding sequence TTGATCGAATTAAGCCAGAACATAACAGACTACATCGCCTCCCTTTACGGGAAGGAAGTTGCCCAGAAGTATTTTGATTTTATCAAAACCGGGCATACCACATATATCAGGCTGAACGACCCTTACCCCTCTGAAGAGGCGCTGCTAAAGAGGCTTGAGGGCTATGGCGTAAGCCTTGAAAAAGTACAGGCCATACCCGATGCCTACAAAGTATTGCAGGGTGCAGAAATTTTAGGTAAAACCCTCGAGTACAATCTGGGGAAGTACTATATACAGAGCCTTTCATCCATGATTCCGCCTTTAATGCTTTCCCCTAAAAGCCAGGACGTTGTGCTCGACCTCTGCTCTGCCCCGGGGAGCAAGGCCACACAGATAGCCTCACTTATGGGCAACACAGGAACACTCATTACAAATGAGCCGCAGACGGACAGGATCAAGATGCTTGTGCACAACGTAGACAAGCTGAATCTTGTAAATACAGGCGTTATACAGTATAAGGGAGAATGGCTAAGCCGCCTTTACGACCACCATTTCGACAAAATTCTTGTTGATGCCCCCTGCAGCGCGCTCGGCGTACTGCAGAAGAAAGAGGAGGTAAGCAACTGGTGGTCTAAGGAAAGGGTTGAGAAGATTGCATATCTGCAGAACATGATACTGGCAGCAGCAATAAAAATGGCCAAGGTAGGAGGCGAAATAGTCTATTCCACCTGCACACTTACGCCTGAAGAAAACGAGCTCATAATAAACCACGCATTAAACAAGTATCCTCTTGAAGTTCTGGACATTGAGCTCCCGCTGAAAGCAAACGAGGGCTTTACTTCGTATAACGGGGAGAGGCTGAGGAGTGAACTTTCAAAGGCAAGAAGGATACTCCCCTGGGAAGTTGATTCGGAAGGATTTTTCATCATCAAAATGCGCAAGACCGGCAGGACAGAGCCCGCGAAGCCGCTGGAGGTAGAAAATAACCTGAAGCTCATAGGCCACACGGACAAAATGATGAAGAGCTATCTTAAGGACATAAGCCGTGACTTTGACATTGATGAAGAGGTGTGGCAAGACTACCGTTATTTAATCAATAAAAACGACATTTACTTTATTCACAAAGACTGGCAGGATGAAAACCTTTCCTTCTTCAACAGGATTGGTACCCGGTTCGGCCTTATAGATAAAAACAACAGGGCGCACCTGCATTCATATGCAGCGCAGTATTTCCACAGGTACATAAATAAAAATATCTTTCATCTTACAGGCGGCAGCCAGCTGAAAGACTACATGAACGGCGGAATTATTAGATGCAGCCTTGAGACAAAAGACCAGCAGATTGTAAAGTACGGCGATTATGTGCTTGGAACGGCTGCTGTTGTAAGTAACGGCATCAAGAGCCAGTACCCGAAGGCGCTCAGGATACACGAAATAAGCTACTATTAA
- the glnA gene encoding type I glutamate--ammonia ligase produces the protein MAKAKPRVRTSRERVFDFIKENDIKFVDLKFMDFPGQWQHLTVPVTQLEDSSFDNGFGFDASSMRGWKAINESDMLIIPDPETMFFDPFIEIPTISLTCDVYEPATKEKYNRCPRSIAQKAVAFLQSTGIADTAYFGPEAEFFVFDDVRFDTQPNGSFYQVDSIEGKWNSGREENPNLGYKPRYKEGYFPVPPTDQLMDLRNEMVMNLINCGIEVEAQHHEVASGGQCEIDLRYQPLVKAADQLLMFKYIVKNTARINNRTVTYMPKPIVGDNGSGMHVHTSFWKGGKPLFAGTGYAGLSEMGLYFIGGLLKHAASLLAFTNPTTNSYKRLVPGFEAPVNLAYSQRNRSASIRIPMYSTSPKAKRVEFRCPDPAANPYLAFSAIMLAGIDGIVNRLDPGDPLDKDIYDMSPEELKGVPSTPGSLEEALKALAEDHEYLLKGDVFTEDVIQAWIKLKIEKEIRPMALQPHPFEFQMYYDV, from the coding sequence ATGGCAAAAGCAAAGCCCAGAGTTAGAACATCCAGGGAAAGGGTGTTTGATTTTATAAAGGAAAATGATATAAAATTTGTAGACTTAAAGTTCATGGATTTTCCGGGGCAGTGGCAGCATTTGACTGTTCCTGTTACACAGCTGGAAGACTCTTCATTTGATAACGGATTCGGATTCGACGCCTCCTCAATGCGCGGATGGAAGGCTATAAATGAAAGCGATATGCTCATTATTCCCGATCCTGAAACAATGTTCTTTGACCCGTTTATTGAAATCCCGACCATAAGCCTTACATGCGACGTTTACGAACCGGCAACAAAGGAAAAATATAACCGCTGCCCGCGCTCAATTGCACAGAAGGCTGTTGCATTCCTGCAGTCAACCGGTATAGCTGACACGGCTTATTTCGGCCCAGAGGCAGAATTTTTCGTCTTCGACGACGTGCGCTTCGATACTCAGCCTAACGGAAGCTTTTATCAGGTCGATTCAATTGAAGGCAAGTGGAATAGCGGCAGGGAGGAAAACCCTAACCTCGGCTATAAACCCAGGTATAAGGAAGGCTATTTCCCGGTTCCCCCTACAGACCAGCTCATGGATTTAAGAAACGAAATGGTTATGAACCTCATCAACTGCGGTATTGAAGTTGAAGCTCAGCACCATGAGGTTGCTTCAGGCGGACAATGCGAAATCGACCTCCGCTATCAGCCGCTCGTCAAGGCGGCAGACCAGCTTTTGATGTTTAAGTATATCGTCAAGAATACAGCCAGAATAAATAACCGTACGGTTACATATATGCCTAAGCCGATCGTTGGCGACAACGGAAGCGGTATGCACGTTCATACAAGCTTCTGGAAAGGCGGCAAGCCCCTTTTTGCCGGAACAGGATATGCCGGCCTTAGCGAAATGGGACTTTATTTTATTGGCGGACTCTTAAAGCATGCCGCTTCACTGCTTGCTTTTACCAACCCGACTACAAACTCCTATAAGAGGCTCGTACCGGGCTTTGAGGCTCCGGTTAACCTGGCTTACTCACAGCGCAACAGAAGCGCTTCGATCAGAATTCCTATGTACTCAACAAGCCCCAAGGCAAAAAGAGTTGAATTCAGGTGCCCTGATCCTGCAGCTAATCCTTACCTCGCCTTCAGTGCAATAATGCTGGCAGGCATAGATGGAATTGTTAACAGGCTGGATCCGGGAGATCCGCTCGATAAGGATATTTATGACATGTCTCCTGAAGAGTTAAAGGGTGTGCCTTCAACTCCGGGAAGCCTCGAAGAAGCTCTTAAAGCACTTGCCGAGGATCATGAATACCTCCTTAAAGGCGACGTCTTTACTGAAGATGTTATACAGGCATGGATCAAGCTGAAAATTGAAAAGGAAATCAGGCCGATGGCTCTTCAGCCGCATCCTTTTGAATTCCAGATGTACTATGACGTATAA
- a CDS encoding glycosyltransferase: protein MVKASVIISFYARIDYLRLLFAGFERQTFKDFEIIIADDGSKEDVTLEIERLSAGASFPVVHLWHEDKGFRKNKILNSAISASASDYLIFVDGDCVPHRKFVEEHFINRQERACLAGRRVNLSEKITKMLSYHSVKDGFLERKLPILIFDGIFGKSFDVEKGFYFESESLRRFFNKKKRGIVGCNFSLHKKDFLSINGFDERYEKPSIGEDSDVQFRLELQGVEIKSINHMAVQYHLYHVLQARPEENLELFRKIKESKESFTPFGILRQESKI, encoded by the coding sequence ATGGTAAAAGCTTCCGTTATTATTTCTTTTTATGCCAGGATCGACTACCTGAGGCTCCTGTTTGCAGGCTTCGAAAGACAGACGTTTAAGGATTTTGAAATTATTATTGCCGACGACGGTTCAAAAGAGGATGTGACGCTTGAAATTGAGAGGCTTTCTGCCGGGGCTTCTTTTCCCGTAGTACACCTCTGGCATGAGGATAAGGGCTTCCGCAAAAATAAGATCCTTAACAGCGCCATTTCTGCCTCAGCCTCAGACTACCTTATATTTGTTGACGGCGACTGTGTGCCGCACCGCAAATTTGTTGAAGAACACTTCATTAACCGCCAGGAAAGAGCCTGCCTTGCAGGACGCAGGGTTAACCTCTCGGAAAAAATTACAAAAATGCTCAGCTATCACTCCGTTAAAGACGGCTTCCTGGAGCGGAAACTCCCCATTCTGATCTTTGACGGGATCTTCGGAAAATCGTTCGACGTGGAAAAAGGTTTTTATTTTGAGTCGGAGAGCTTAAGACGTTTCTTCAACAAAAAGAAAAGAGGGATCGTGGGGTGCAACTTCTCGCTCCACAAGAAAGATTTTCTCTCAATAAACGGCTTTGATGAGCGCTATGAGAAGCCTTCAATCGGAGAGGATAGCGACGTTCAGTTCCGCCTGGAGCTTCAAGGCGTTGAAATTAAATCCATAAACCACATGGCAGTCCAGTACCACCTCTATCACGTTCTTCAGGCGCGCCCGGAAGAAAACCTGGAACTTTTCAGAAAAATTAAGGAATCAAAAGAATCCTTTACCCCATTCGGAATCCTCCGTCAGGAATCAAAGATTTAA
- a CDS encoding Lrp/AsnC family transcriptional regulator, which yields MVDELDLRILRALQKNGRMKRSALAEHIGLSIPSVSERLNKLEENGVIEGYYARLNRKAFGFDIMALITVVMESSKHYKELRSNVEKMPQILECYSALGEGSHILKVVVKDSDSLEKLLTQIQAWPGVTRTVTSFILSTIKETSTLDI from the coding sequence ATAGTGGACGAACTGGATCTCAGAATACTTAGAGCGCTTCAGAAAAACGGACGAATGAAAAGGAGCGCACTTGCCGAGCACATCGGACTTTCAATTCCCTCTGTCAGCGAAAGATTAAACAAACTGGAAGAAAACGGCGTTATTGAGGGCTATTACGCAAGGCTCAACAGAAAAGCCTTCGGCTTCGATATCATGGCCCTCATTACAGTTGTAATGGAATCCTCAAAACATTACAAAGAGCTGAGATCAAACGTGGAGAAGATGCCTCAGATTCTTGAGTGCTATTCGGCTCTTGGTGAAGGATCCCATATATTGAAAGTTGTAGTAAAGGATTCCGATTCACTTGAAAAACTCCTTACACAGATTCAAGCCTGGCCCGGTGTTACACGCACCGTTACAAGTTTCATACTTTCGACAATTAAAGAAACTTCAACGCTTGATATATAA